From a single Melospiza georgiana isolate bMelGeo1 chromosome 5, bMelGeo1.pri, whole genome shotgun sequence genomic region:
- the MRPS18C gene encoding 28S ribosomal protein S18c, mitochondrial → MAAQAVAARRRWPRLALAELWVRPRRLQHEGQPERSDQPIQMENPYKDPPKRCVLCGINVDYKNVQLLSQFVSPYTGSIYGRHITGLCNKKQKEITKAIKRAHVLGFMPVMFKNPQFLTDPKLCNIKYPE, encoded by the exons ATGGCGGCGCAGGCCGTGGCGGCGCGGAGGCGCTGGCCGCGCCTGGCTCTCG CGGAGCTGTGGGTGCGACCGCGCCGCCTGCAGCATGAAGGGCAGCCTGAGCGCTCGGACCAG CCCATACAAATGGAGAACCCCTACAAAGACCCTCCAAAGAGATGTGTCTTATGTGGAATAAATGTGGACTATAAGAATGTGCAG CTTCTTTCCCAGTTTGTTTCTCCATATACTGGTTCCATTTATGGCAGGCATATCACAG GCTTGTGCAACaagaagcagaaggaaattaCAAAAGCCATTAAAAGAGCTCATGTATTAG gattTATGCCAGTTATGTTTAAGAACCCCCAGTTTCTCACAGACCCCAAGCTATGTAACATCAAGTATCCAGAGTGA
- the ABRAXAS1 gene encoding BRCA1-A complex subunit Abraxas 1 isoform X2 gives MDDVEVVYTIDIQKHIPCYQLFSFYNSAGELNELALKKILSGCKKSVIGWYKFRRNTDQTMTFRERVLHKNLQSHLSNQGLVFLLLTSSVMTESCSTYRLEHALHRPQEGLFQKVPLVVTNLGMAEQQGYRTVSGSCVSSGFVRAMRQHRSEFFHEDGSLQEVHKINEMYATLQEELKKICITVEVSERSVEKLLAEVSQLKEEIKRKKQQNCSGEDKNHPVEPKENVLLCQALQTFFPNSRLQTCIVSFKGQQISKNCCNTDHHINVMDKLTLMVEERDFTEAETRHLNKRKGRETTSVSKSFKKSRSLQLHQEPLQDQEDSDQERKLTLSSTETDEDVFEKNRDAKEYPHSPTF, from the exons ATGGATGATGTTGAAGTTGTTTATACAATCG ACATACAGAAGCATATTCCATGCTACCAGTTGTTCAG CTTTTATAATTCTGCAGGAGAACTGAATGAACTTGCCCTGAAGAAAATATTATCAGGCTGTAAGAAG AGTGTAATAGGATGGTACAAATTCAGACGTAACACAGACCAGACCATGACATTCCGGGAAAGAGTTCTTCATAAAAACCTGCAGTCACACCTATCAAACCAGGGGCTTGTATTCCTCCTTTTAACCTCTAGTGTGATGACAGAAAGTTGTTCTACGTACAGACTGGAACATGCTCTGCATCGGCCTCAGGAAGG ACTTTTCCAGAAAGTTCCTTTGGTGGTCACCAACCTGGGCATGGCAGAACAGCAAGGTTACAGAACAGTGTCCGGTTCCTGTGTATCCTCTGGTTTTGTGAGAGCCATGAGACAACACAG GTCAGAATTTTTCCATGAAGATGGGTCCCTACAGGAGGTTCATAAGATAAATGAGATGTACGCCACCTTGCAGGAGGAACTGAAG AAAATATGCATTACAGTAGAAGTCAGTGAACGATCTGTAGAGAAACTCTTAGCAGAGGTGAGccaattaaaagaagaaataaagaggaaaaagcaacaaaattgTTCAG gagaAGACAAAAACCACCCAGTGGAGCCAAAGGAGAATGTTCTCCTTTGCCAGGCACTACaaacatttttccccaattccAGACTTCAGACATGCATTGTTTCTTTCAAAGGCCAACAGATATCCAAGAACTGCTGTAACACAGACCATCACATTAATGTCATGGACAAACTGACTCTCATGGTAGAGGAAAGAGACTTCACTGAAGCTGAAACAAGGCACCTAAACAAGCGTAAGGGCAGGGAGACCACATCAGTTTCAAAGTCATTCAAGAAGTCCAGATCATTGCAACTTCACCAAGAACCACTTCAAGACCAAGAGGACAGTGACCAGGAAAGGAAGCTTACACTGAGTAGCACTGAAACAGACGAGGATGTGTTTGAAAAAAACAGAGATGCAAAGGAATACCCACACTCTCCTACTTTCTGA
- the ABRAXAS1 gene encoding BRCA1-A complex subunit Abraxas 1 isoform X1, with protein sequence MEGESTSALLSGFVFGALTFQHLSTDSDTEGFLLGDVKGEAKNSITDSQMDDVEVVYTIDIQKHIPCYQLFSFYNSAGELNELALKKILSGCKKSVIGWYKFRRNTDQTMTFRERVLHKNLQSHLSNQGLVFLLLTSSVMTESCSTYRLEHALHRPQEGLFQKVPLVVTNLGMAEQQGYRTVSGSCVSSGFVRAMRQHRSEFFHEDGSLQEVHKINEMYATLQEELKKICITVEVSERSVEKLLAEVSQLKEEIKRKKQQNCSGEDKNHPVEPKENVLLCQALQTFFPNSRLQTCIVSFKGQQISKNCCNTDHHINVMDKLTLMVEERDFTEAETRHLNKRKGRETTSVSKSFKKSRSLQLHQEPLQDQEDSDQERKLTLSSTETDEDVFEKNRDAKEYPHSPTF encoded by the exons ATGGAAGGCGAGAGCACCTCGGCCCTGCTCTCGGGCTTCGTGTTCGGCGCCCTCACCTTCCAGCACCTCAGCACCGACTCGGACACG GAAGGTTTTCTCCTTGGAGATGTGAAAGGTGAAGCCAAGAACAGCATCACAGACTCACAAATGGATGATGTTGAAGTTGTTTATACAATCG ACATACAGAAGCATATTCCATGCTACCAGTTGTTCAG CTTTTATAATTCTGCAGGAGAACTGAATGAACTTGCCCTGAAGAAAATATTATCAGGCTGTAAGAAG AGTGTAATAGGATGGTACAAATTCAGACGTAACACAGACCAGACCATGACATTCCGGGAAAGAGTTCTTCATAAAAACCTGCAGTCACACCTATCAAACCAGGGGCTTGTATTCCTCCTTTTAACCTCTAGTGTGATGACAGAAAGTTGTTCTACGTACAGACTGGAACATGCTCTGCATCGGCCTCAGGAAGG ACTTTTCCAGAAAGTTCCTTTGGTGGTCACCAACCTGGGCATGGCAGAACAGCAAGGTTACAGAACAGTGTCCGGTTCCTGTGTATCCTCTGGTTTTGTGAGAGCCATGAGACAACACAG GTCAGAATTTTTCCATGAAGATGGGTCCCTACAGGAGGTTCATAAGATAAATGAGATGTACGCCACCTTGCAGGAGGAACTGAAG AAAATATGCATTACAGTAGAAGTCAGTGAACGATCTGTAGAGAAACTCTTAGCAGAGGTGAGccaattaaaagaagaaataaagaggaaaaagcaacaaaattgTTCAG gagaAGACAAAAACCACCCAGTGGAGCCAAAGGAGAATGTTCTCCTTTGCCAGGCACTACaaacatttttccccaattccAGACTTCAGACATGCATTGTTTCTTTCAAAGGCCAACAGATATCCAAGAACTGCTGTAACACAGACCATCACATTAATGTCATGGACAAACTGACTCTCATGGTAGAGGAAAGAGACTTCACTGAAGCTGAAACAAGGCACCTAAACAAGCGTAAGGGCAGGGAGACCACATCAGTTTCAAAGTCATTCAAGAAGTCCAGATCATTGCAACTTCACCAAGAACCACTTCAAGACCAAGAGGACAGTGACCAGGAAAGGAAGCTTACACTGAGTAGCACTGAAACAGACGAGGATGTGTTTGAAAAAAACAGAGATGCAAAGGAATACCCACACTCTCCTACTTTCTGA